The Methanoregula boonei 6A8 genome has a window encoding:
- the cobA gene encoding uroporphyrinogen-III C-methyltransferase, which yields MTGKVYLVGSGPGGTGLLTQRAADLIASADVIFYDQLPGEEILSALPEKAEKIDCGKYGSHHTLEQREIENMMVDRAKQGRVVVRLKGGDPFLFGRGGEELETVRAAGIPVEMVPGISSALAVPASVGIPVTHRKYASQVTILTGHEDPAKPAPALDWKLLAQSRGTIVILMGVANLPNIAKALLTNGKSPDTPVAIIERGLRRDRRVTTGPLAGIGDLATTAGIKPPAVIVIGDVVRLYNPAQPDLIPPGGDL from the coding sequence ATGACCGGAAAAGTCTATCTTGTGGGCTCCGGCCCGGGCGGCACGGGGCTTTTAACGCAGCGTGCAGCAGACCTGATCGCATCGGCAGATGTCATCTTCTATGACCAGCTGCCCGGGGAGGAGATCCTCTCGGCACTCCCGGAAAAGGCAGAAAAGATCGATTGCGGAAAGTACGGCAGCCATCACACTCTCGAACAGCGCGAGATCGAAAACATGATGGTGGACCGGGCAAAACAGGGTCGTGTAGTGGTTCGCCTGAAAGGAGGGGATCCGTTCCTCTTCGGGCGGGGCGGCGAAGAGCTCGAAACCGTCCGGGCCGCCGGTATCCCGGTTGAGATGGTGCCGGGGATCTCAAGCGCCCTTGCTGTCCCGGCCTCGGTAGGGATCCCGGTCACGCACCGGAAGTACGCCTCGCAGGTGACTATCCTCACTGGCCATGAGGATCCTGCCAAGCCGGCACCGGCCCTTGACTGGAAACTGCTTGCGCAGAGCCGGGGCACGATTGTGATCCTGATGGGGGTGGCAAACCTGCCAAACATTGCAAAAGCCCTGCTTACAAATGGCAAGAGCCCGGACACCCCTGTTGCGATCATTGAACGCGGCCTGAGGCGGGACCGCAGGGTCACCACCGGCCCGCTTGCCGGTATCGGGGACCTGGCAACAACGGCCGGGATAAAACCCCCAGCCGTGATTGTGATTGGCGATGTTGTCCGGCTCTACAATCCTGCACAGCCGGACCTGATCCCCCCGGGAGGGGACCTCTGA
- the hemC gene encoding hydroxymethylbilane synthase has product MPVRIGTRGSRLALAQTAIVIKKIEALGIEVEQKIISTQGDEVTGVPLHEIGKQGVFVRALDDAILNNEIDCAVHSMKDIPAIRPSGVFTSAILKRDSPADYLAFTGPVSAVKVVGTSSTRRRAQLLRHDPGLDIRDLRGNVDTRIRKMSEGQYNAVVLAEAGLSRLGIRIPGERLPPEKFVPSPNQGTIAVVSRADPSIMEVLSSLDHPATRKDVAIERAVMEQVGAGCFTPMGIYCKDGSLIAEVLSLDGTRAERIEKKIGTLEEARAEGNALRERAGALIEEAYHTLGISL; this is encoded by the coding sequence ATGCCTGTAAGGATAGGGACCCGGGGCAGCCGTTTAGCGCTTGCCCAGACTGCGATCGTAATAAAGAAGATCGAGGCACTTGGTATCGAAGTAGAACAGAAGATTATCAGCACGCAGGGTGACGAGGTCACGGGAGTTCCCCTCCATGAGATTGGAAAGCAGGGTGTTTTTGTGCGGGCGCTGGATGATGCGATTCTCAATAACGAGATCGACTGCGCCGTGCACAGCATGAAGGACATCCCCGCGATCCGGCCCTCCGGCGTGTTTACCTCTGCCATCCTCAAACGCGATTCCCCCGCCGATTACCTTGCGTTCACCGGCCCGGTATCCGCAGTAAAAGTTGTCGGTACGTCCAGCACCCGGCGCAGGGCCCAGCTCCTCCGCCATGACCCGGGTCTTGATATCCGCGATCTCCGGGGGAACGTGGACACACGGATACGAAAGATGAGCGAAGGCCAGTACAATGCCGTAGTGCTTGCTGAGGCCGGGCTCTCGCGCCTTGGGATCCGGATCCCGGGCGAACGGCTTCCCCCGGAGAAGTTTGTCCCCTCCCCTAACCAGGGAACGATCGCGGTGGTGAGCCGGGCCGACCCCTCGATCATGGAAGTGCTCTCGAGCCTCGATCACCCGGCAACACGAAAAGACGTTGCCATAGAGCGGGCCGTGATGGAGCAGGTGGGAGCGGGCTGCTTTACCCCCATGGGCATCTACTGCAAGGACGGCAGCCTGATTGCCGAAGTCCTCTCCCTTGACGGCACACGGGCAGAACGTATCGAAAAGAAGATCGGGACACTTGAAGAAGCCCGGGCAGAGGGCAATGCCCTGCGGGAACGGGCGGGCGCCCTGATTGAGGAAGCATACCACACACTCGGGATCTCGTTATGA
- the hemL gene encoding glutamate-1-semialdehyde 2,1-aminomutase: protein MKSEELFSQAKELMPGGVSSPVRAIKPYPFYTAHAQGAHITTVDGEDLIDCCMAYGPLLLGHAHPEIKKAIAAQLEKGWLYGTPTPYEPEFARLITGDHPGMEMARFVSSGSEATMAAIRLARGFTGKSDIIKIEGGFHGAHDAVLVKAGSGATTMGVPDSAGVLPALVAHTRQLPYNDAEALEAMLASHHDIAALIIEPVLGNIGPVLPEDHYLREIREITSAYGVLLIFDEVITGYRLGIGGAQRMFGVKPDLTTLGKIIGGGLPIGAFCGRKEIMSLVAPQGPVYQAGTFSGNPLSLAAGIATIRWLHDHPGIYPDLAEKARAIGDSIGGGAGGSFVRIGSMFKYFFRDSAPKNYTEVKECDTAAFGRFWEKMRARGIFLPPSQFETNFLSAAHTSDDLATLAGGYTACL, encoded by the coding sequence ATGAAGAGCGAGGAACTCTTCTCGCAGGCAAAGGAACTGATGCCCGGCGGGGTATCAAGCCCGGTCCGGGCAATCAAACCCTATCCCTTCTACACGGCTCATGCACAAGGTGCCCATATCACTACCGTTGATGGCGAAGATCTGATCGACTGCTGCATGGCATATGGTCCCCTGCTTCTCGGACATGCGCACCCGGAGATCAAAAAGGCAATCGCCGCACAGCTGGAAAAGGGCTGGCTCTACGGCACGCCCACACCATACGAGCCGGAGTTTGCCCGGCTCATAACCGGCGATCACCCGGGCATGGAGATGGCCCGGTTTGTGTCGAGCGGATCTGAGGCCACTATGGCTGCGATCCGGCTTGCCCGGGGGTTCACGGGAAAATCCGATATCATCAAGATCGAAGGGGGCTTCCATGGCGCCCACGATGCGGTGCTGGTAAAAGCCGGTTCGGGTGCAACAACGATGGGCGTCCCGGATTCCGCCGGCGTTCTTCCGGCACTCGTAGCCCACACCCGGCAATTGCCTTACAACGATGCCGAGGCACTCGAAGCAATGCTAGCCTCGCACCATGACATTGCCGCGCTTATCATCGAACCTGTGCTCGGGAACATAGGGCCGGTGCTGCCCGAAGACCATTATCTCCGGGAGATCCGGGAGATCACGAGCGCGTACGGCGTGCTTCTCATTTTCGATGAAGTGATCACCGGCTATCGCCTCGGCATTGGCGGGGCACAGAGGATGTTTGGCGTGAAACCCGATCTTACCACGCTTGGGAAGATCATCGGAGGCGGCCTTCCCATTGGGGCATTCTGCGGAAGAAAGGAGATCATGTCCCTTGTGGCGCCGCAGGGCCCGGTGTACCAGGCCGGCACCTTCTCGGGTAATCCCCTCTCTCTTGCCGCCGGGATTGCTACCATCCGCTGGCTCCACGACCACCCCGGGATCTATCCCGATCTCGCGGAGAAGGCCCGGGCCATTGGGGATTCAATCGGTGGCGGGGCCGGAGGGTCGTTTGTCCGGATCGGTTCGATGTTCAAGTACTTCTTCCGGGACAGCGCCCCGAAAAACTATACTGAGGTAAAAGAATGCGATACGGCTGCCTTTGGCCGGTTCTGGGAGAAGATGCGTGCCCGCGGGATCTTCCTCCCTCCCTCGCAGTTCGAGACCAATTTCCTGTCTGCGGCTCATACCTCTGACGATCTTGCCACTCTTGCCGGGGGTTACACCGCATGCCTGTAA
- the hemB gene encoding porphobilinogen synthase, with amino-acid sequence MFPTRRMRRVRSRTIQPLLCETTISKNDLVAPLFVDETASAPVPISSMPGQFRYPVSGIAAVVQKFRDRGIRAVLLFGIPAHKDEGATAAYDPQGVVQQAVRNIKAACPDMLVITDVCACEYTSHGHCGIVGDSRCSGPDLLNDESLLLMNKIATSHAEAGADIVAPSCMLDGMVGSIRAALDTAGYEEVLILSYSTKFSSALYGPFREAAESGFSFGDRTTYQMNPANGREAFLESQLDADEGADILMVKPAGPYLDVLADVATLGLPVAAYQVSGEYSMIKAAAERGWIKEKETVLETLTCIKRAGADLIITYFAYDVCGWLS; translated from the coding sequence ATGTTCCCAACGAGACGAATGCGGCGGGTCCGGTCCCGCACGATCCAGCCCCTGTTGTGCGAGACGACCATAAGCAAAAACGATCTTGTCGCCCCGCTCTTTGTTGATGAAACAGCGTCTGCCCCGGTGCCCATCAGCTCGATGCCCGGGCAGTTCCGGTACCCGGTCAGCGGGATCGCAGCGGTGGTACAGAAATTCCGGGACCGGGGTATCCGGGCGGTTCTCCTGTTTGGGATCCCGGCGCACAAGGATGAGGGTGCAACCGCTGCATACGACCCGCAGGGGGTTGTGCAGCAGGCAGTACGAAATATCAAGGCAGCCTGCCCCGACATGCTCGTGATCACCGATGTCTGCGCCTGCGAATACACAAGCCACGGGCACTGCGGGATCGTGGGGGACAGCCGGTGCAGCGGGCCGGATCTCCTTAATGATGAGTCGCTCCTGCTTATGAATAAAATTGCCACAAGCCATGCCGAGGCCGGTGCCGATATCGTGGCCCCGTCCTGCATGCTTGACGGGATGGTAGGATCCATTCGGGCGGCCCTTGACACGGCAGGGTACGAAGAAGTCCTGATCCTCTCGTATTCCACAAAATTTTCCTCCGCCCTGTACGGCCCCTTCCGCGAGGCAGCGGAATCCGGGTTCTCGTTTGGCGACCGTACCACCTACCAGATGAACCCGGCCAATGGCCGCGAGGCATTTCTTGAATCACAGCTCGATGCCGATGAGGGCGCCGATATCCTGATGGTCAAACCGGCCGGCCCGTACCTGGATGTGCTCGCAGATGTGGCAACGCTCGGCCTCCCGGTTGCCGCGTACCAGGTAAGCGGGGAGTATTCCATGATAAAAGCGGCAGCGGAACGCGGCTGGATAAAAGAGAAGGAGACCGTGCTTGAGACACTGACCTGCATCAAGAGGGCCGGGGCCGACCTCATCATCACCTATTTTGCGTACGATGTCTGCGGGTGGCTCTCATGA
- the hemA gene encoding glutamyl-tRNA reductase: protein MSKHPSRFAVAGVSHHTADVLALEAFRFGDEPAFLAAAQKKFAGALLLQTCNRVEVIVEGDAASLRDFLESQERKGFFLLEGREALRHLFSLAAGIDSMIVGEDQIIGQLKKSLADGEAACTASPFLSLCINKAVHVGVGVRRTTKINRGAVSVGSAAVLLAESELGTLEGRHILVVGSGEMGLLVAQALAAKHLTAMYVANRTFGRAVILAEKIGGVAVRMNELYHYITLSDVVISCTSAPHPVIHKTALKEAMRDRCWPVEGHPRPLILVDIAQPRDVEEGAGAIDGVRLFTIDDLRQVNEQTMSTRRAEAERAAEYVDDELDLFIRQLHRKSADDCIAALHTWAEAVRVRERDRALARLGNMDERTAGVIDDLSRVLTKKILTDATASIRACAEEGDRDAAEALVRALTRGSAADSREGTE, encoded by the coding sequence ATGAGTAAGCACCCGTCAAGATTCGCCGTGGCCGGCGTCAGTCATCATACTGCGGACGTCCTCGCCCTTGAAGCCTTCCGGTTCGGGGACGAGCCGGCCTTTCTTGCCGCGGCACAGAAGAAGTTTGCCGGCGCCCTGCTCCTCCAGACCTGCAACCGGGTGGAAGTGATCGTGGAAGGCGATGCAGCCTCGCTCCGGGATTTCCTCGAAAGCCAGGAACGCAAAGGGTTTTTCCTGCTCGAAGGCCGCGAGGCCCTCCGCCACCTCTTCTCGCTTGCCGCAGGCATTGACTCGATGATCGTGGGCGAGGACCAGATCATCGGGCAGCTCAAAAAAAGTCTTGCCGATGGTGAGGCCGCCTGCACGGCAAGCCCGTTTCTCTCGCTCTGCATCAACAAGGCTGTGCATGTTGGTGTCGGGGTGCGCCGGACCACAAAGATCAACCGGGGCGCAGTCTCGGTGGGTTCTGCCGCAGTCCTCCTTGCCGAATCCGAACTCGGGACACTTGAAGGCCGGCACATTCTTGTGGTGGGGAGCGGGGAGATGGGCCTCCTGGTGGCCCAGGCGCTTGCCGCAAAACACCTGACCGCGATGTATGTCGCCAACCGCACCTTTGGCCGGGCGGTAATACTTGCAGAGAAGATCGGCGGCGTGGCCGTCCGGATGAACGAGTTGTACCATTACATCACCCTCTCGGACGTGGTGATCTCCTGCACCTCGGCACCGCACCCGGTCATCCATAAGACAGCACTCAAAGAAGCCATGCGGGACCGGTGCTGGCCGGTGGAGGGCCACCCACGTCCGCTCATTCTCGTGGATATTGCCCAGCCCCGGGACGTGGAGGAGGGCGCCGGTGCTATCGATGGCGTCCGGCTCTTTACCATCGATGACCTGCGGCAGGTAAACGAGCAGACCATGAGTACCCGAAGGGCAGAGGCAGAACGGGCAGCGGAATACGTGGACGACGAGCTGGATCTTTTTATCCGCCAGCTGCACCGGAAGTCTGCCGATGACTGTATTGCCGCACTTCATACCTGGGCAGAAGCAGTGCGTGTGCGTGAGCGGGACCGGGCGCTTGCCCGGCTCGGGAACATGGATGAGCGGACCGCCGGGGTAATCGATGATCTCTCCCGGGTGCTCACAAAAAAGATCCTGACGGATGCAACCGCCTCGATACGGGCCTGTGCTGAAGAAGGAGACCGGGATGCCGCAGAGGCGCTTGTCAGGGCCCTGACCCGGGGCAGTGCGGCGGATTCCCGGGAAGGTACGGAGTAG
- a CDS encoding precorrin-2 dehydrogenase/sirohydrochlorin ferrochelatase family protein has protein sequence MIPLFVECAGKQIVVFGGGEVAARKAAHFSQEADVLVVSRAFTPSVRALPVQIETLDTREADDAELLRFIGPAFLVIGALSDKAENDRIGALCKEHGVLFNNADGKPGDVVIPAISAGEFYTIAVSTASQSPAVSRFIRQEIEKRYPALDAMVALQHRLRETLKERMTTPEERRRILWDVLRDKTVWTLLSESPDRAWERVSGRYLNE, from the coding sequence ATGATTCCACTTTTTGTGGAGTGTGCAGGTAAGCAGATTGTCGTGTTCGGCGGCGGGGAAGTGGCGGCAAGGAAGGCCGCTCACTTCTCGCAGGAGGCCGACGTGCTGGTGGTGAGCCGGGCGTTTACACCCTCGGTCCGTGCCCTGCCGGTCCAGATTGAGACGCTCGATACCCGGGAAGCGGACGATGCAGAGCTCCTGCGGTTTATCGGGCCGGCGTTTCTGGTGATCGGTGCGCTGTCCGATAAGGCCGAGAACGACCGGATCGGTGCGCTCTGCAAAGAGCATGGCGTGCTCTTCAATAACGCTGACGGGAAGCCGGGCGATGTGGTGATCCCGGCAATATCCGCGGGAGAGTTTTACACGATTGCAGTGAGCACCGCAAGCCAGAGTCCCGCGGTCTCCCGGTTTATCCGGCAGGAGATCGAGAAGCGTTACCCGGCGCTCGATGCGATGGTGGCACTCCAGCACCGGCTGCGCGAAACCCTGAAGGAGCGAATGACCACGCCCGAGGAACGGCGCCGGATCCTCTGGGATGTGCTCCGCGACAAGACGGTCTGGACGCTTCTTTCCGAATCGCCGGACCGGGCATGGGAGCGGGTGAGCGGGCGGTATCTCAATGAGTAA
- a CDS encoding flavodoxin family protein: protein MKIIGIIASPHKEGNTAWAVNKILEGAKGRGAETRSWSFSDLDISPCRGCLCCHDGSDRGCVIDDDMQELYDALDDADAIILGSPVYMGQMSAQAKIFTDRLFAKISPRFSPHYKEKVTKQKLVLVFTQGNPDPGMFREYFDYTKKMFRMLEFDVKDVVVIAGMREKPAHEHKDLLTAMNKVGSSLVSE, encoded by the coding sequence ATGAAAATCATCGGAATTATCGCAAGTCCGCACAAAGAGGGCAATACCGCCTGGGCCGTAAACAAAATACTCGAAGGTGCGAAAGGACGGGGCGCGGAAACCCGGTCATGGTCGTTCAGCGATCTGGATATCAGCCCGTGCAGGGGTTGTCTTTGCTGTCACGATGGGAGCGATCGGGGTTGTGTAATCGATGACGACATGCAGGAACTCTATGACGCACTTGATGATGCCGATGCCATTATCCTTGGCTCACCGGTGTACATGGGGCAGATGAGTGCGCAGGCAAAGATATTCACCGACCGGTTGTTTGCGAAAATTTCTCCGCGATTCTCACCGCATTACAAAGAAAAAGTTACAAAACAAAAGCTGGTTCTTGTGTTCACTCAGGGAAATCCGGATCCCGGAATGTTCCGTGAGTATTTCGATTACACGAAAAAAATGTTCCGGATGCTGGAGTTCGATGTCAAAGATGTAGTTGTGATTGCCGGCATGCGGGAGAAACCGGCGCACGAACATAAAGATCTGCTCACTGCCATGAATAAGGTAGGATCATCGCTGGTTTCGGAATGA
- a CDS encoding response regulator — translation MAAARILIVEDERLVAEDIKLTLLGFGYQIAGITTTGEEAIRLARDATPDLILMDIHLAGTINGIAAAEEIQKFSAVPVVYLTAFADENITAQAKITQPYGYIIKPYDERELRTVIEFSLFKSQLDQKLKESEEKYRALAENTADVLFALDVNGIVTYISPHVNKYGYLVEDLVLGGFCDFVYPQDRKIVRENFLKVLSCERQESTVFRVVDKWGYIHWVEERSTVRMDVYGRPIGIYGTLRDITDRRRAEESFVLANKKLNLLNNITRHDILNTITGLLGLIDMSLASKEMAERDELLQEIKNSVEIIQHQISFTREYQEVGVNAPIWQEAEAILQRVIPDCSRPGIAIVSQVKGIGIFADPLLEKVFYNLIDNALRYGGETLTTVTFFEQVSDEGLILVCEDNGAGIPPEEKKKVFERGIGKNTGMGLFLTREILLITGITIRETGILGKGARFEILIPNGAWRLTKTNV, via the coding sequence ATGGCGGCCGCACGGATTCTGATCGTTGAAGACGAACGGCTGGTAGCAGAAGACATTAAGCTCACACTTCTTGGCTTTGGCTACCAGATCGCCGGCATTACGACCACCGGGGAGGAAGCGATCCGGCTCGCCCGTGATGCAACTCCTGACCTGATCCTGATGGATATCCATCTTGCCGGGACCATAAACGGGATCGCTGCCGCTGAAGAGATACAGAAGTTTTCTGCGGTCCCGGTGGTGTACCTGACCGCATTTGCCGACGAGAACATTACAGCGCAGGCCAAGATCACGCAGCCGTACGGCTATATCATCAAGCCTTATGATGAGCGCGAACTGCGCACGGTCATCGAGTTCTCCCTGTTCAAATCCCAGCTTGACCAGAAACTTAAGGAAAGCGAGGAGAAGTACCGTGCCCTTGCCGAGAACACCGCCGATGTCCTATTTGCGCTGGATGTAAACGGTATTGTCACCTACATCTCGCCGCACGTAAACAAGTACGGCTATCTGGTCGAAGATCTGGTTCTTGGAGGTTTCTGCGATTTTGTCTACCCGCAGGACAGGAAGATCGTGCGGGAGAATTTTCTGAAGGTTCTCTCGTGCGAACGGCAGGAAAGTACCGTGTTCAGGGTCGTGGACAAATGGGGGTACATTCACTGGGTGGAAGAGCGCAGCACGGTCAGGATGGATGTATACGGCAGGCCGATCGGGATTTACGGCACCCTCCGGGATATCACGGACCGCCGGCGGGCCGAAGAAAGTTTTGTGCTTGCCAATAAGAAACTCAACCTGTTAAATAACATCACCCGGCATGACATCCTCAACACCATCACCGGGCTTCTAGGCCTCATTGACATGTCTCTGGCAAGCAAAGAGATGGCGGAACGCGATGAACTGCTCCAGGAGATCAAAAATTCCGTGGAGATCATCCAGCACCAGATCTCCTTTACCCGGGAGTACCAGGAAGTAGGAGTGAATGCCCCGATCTGGCAGGAGGCAGAGGCAATCCTGCAGCGGGTTATCCCCGATTGTTCCCGGCCGGGAATTGCCATTGTCTCGCAGGTCAAAGGGATTGGGATCTTTGCTGATCCGCTGCTGGAAAAAGTCTTCTACAACCTGATCGATAACGCACTACGGTACGGAGGGGAGACTCTCACAACCGTCACCTTTTTCGAGCAGGTCTCCGATGAGGGGCTGATCCTTGTCTGCGAGGATAACGGCGCAGGTATCCCGCCGGAAGAAAAGAAGAAGGTCTTCGAGCGCGGGATTGGGAAGAACACCGGCATGGGCCTGTTTCTCACACGGGAGATCCTGCTGATCACCGGGATCACGATTCGCGAGACCGGGATCTTGGGGAAAGGCGCACGTTTCGAGATCCTGATTCCCAACGGGGCCTGGCGGCTTACAAAGACAAATGTGTGA
- a CDS encoding DUF5658 family protein → MGIHRSGQGPNLWNLVVIGILCEIGDAVTTAAILAHGGSEKNLIFAPVAAHPWLMLAVKVISFAIAAGSLAYLGMKLDFHWRNVVAGLMVIIIIVFGVLPIVSNCWQLWLYHSSGSGVLL, encoded by the coding sequence ATGGGAATACACCGGAGCGGTCAGGGCCCGAATTTGTGGAACCTCGTTGTAATAGGTATTTTGTGCGAGATCGGGGATGCGGTTACGACCGCCGCTATTCTTGCCCATGGCGGTTCCGAGAAGAACCTGATCTTTGCACCGGTCGCGGCTCATCCGTGGCTGATGCTTGCGGTTAAAGTTATCAGTTTTGCAATAGCAGCCGGATCTCTTGCCTATCTGGGGATGAAACTGGATTTCCACTGGCGCAACGTGGTCGCCGGCCTTATGGTGATCATCATTATCGTATTTGGTGTGCTGCCGATCGTTTCCAATTGCTGGCAGCTATGGCTCTATCACAGTTCCGGATCCGGTGTGTTGCTGTGA